From the Acidovorax sp. NCPPB 3576 genome, the window TGCAGCGGCCTTGAAGTTGCGTGGGTTGGTTGGGTCCTTGCGCTTGCGCTTGGGGGCTGGCTCGCCACGGGCCACAGCCTCGGCAGCAGCACGGTCGAATTCGTCGCGGGCGGCGGCATCGGCCTCGGCCTGCTGGCGAATCAGCGTGTGCAACACAGGCAGCAGGAAAGCGGCAGTCTTGCCACTGCCCGTCTGGCTCGACACCATCAGATCGATGAATTGGCTGGACTCATCGCCCGAGCCCATGGCCAGGGGGATTGCGCGTTCTTGAACACTGGTGGGCTGGGTGTAGCCCAGGTCGGCCACGGCCTGAACCAGTTCAGGCGCCAAGCCCAGACGAACGAAGCCGTTGGGCAACGCGGGCACTGCGTCTTCCGCCACTACGGAGGATTCAGCGGACTCGATGGATTCACCGGTTTCGACCACGGAAGATGCCAGCGTTTCAACGGCAATAGAGGATTCAGCAGGCGCGAATTCGCCCTGCACTTGCAAAGTGTCAGTCATATTTTTCTCACACGAAGACGGCCGCAGGCGTGGCCTGCGGAGGCTTCGTCAATGGTTAAAAAACATCAACCATCAAACGAAACCAGCGCCAGCATGCTGCTGGGCAGGTGGGCATTAGCGCGGGATCCAGGCTGAAGGAATTCAGCAGGCCGCAGGCCCAGTGTGTGAAGGGAGATGCACAAACTGCGCGAGATTTCCGCGCAGCCAGCGATTATTGCACGGCTGGGGTTTTCCCGCAATGCATTCCGTTAAACAAAGCGTTATGCGCTCAAAGCGCCAGCAGATGGGTGCGGTAGTGGGCCAATTCGTCGATCGACTCATGCACATCCGCCAGCGCCGTATGCCTCTGCGCTTTCTTGAAGGTGGTGTACGCCTCGGGCTTCCAGCGTTTCGCCAGTTCCTTGAGGGTGCTGACATCCAGGTTGCGGTAGTGGAAAAACACCTCCAGCCGCGGCATGTATTTGACTAAAAAGCGGCGATCCTGCCCGATGCTGTTGCCGCACATGGGCGCAGTGCCCTTGGGTACATAGCGCGACAGGAAGTCGATGATCTGCTGCTCGGCCTCGGCCTCCGTCACGGAGGAGGCGCGCACTTTTTCGATCAGGCCGCTGCGGCCGTGCGTGCCCTTGTTCCATGCGTCCATTCCATTCAGCAACGCATCCGACTGGTGAATGGCAAACACAGGGCCTTCTATCCGCGGGTCTAGGCTGGGGCCCGTGACCACGACGGCGATTTCCAGCAGGCGGTCGGTTTCCGGGTTCAGCCCGGTCATTTCACAATCGAGCCAAACTAGGTTTTGGTCGGATTTGGGTAGCACAGGGACAGTGGGGTTGGCGATGTCGGACATGGCCGGCATTGTCGCCGATGGCCTAAACTCGCAGCACACATGCCCACCCCTGTCCCCTCCGCGCTGCTGGCGCCCTCGACCTTGCTCACCCTGCTGTTCGCCGCTTTTTTGGTGGCGGGCTTGGCACTCCGGTTCTGGTTGGCATCGCGCCAGATTCGCCATGTCGCCCGGCATCGCGGCACCGTGCC encodes:
- the orn gene encoding oligoribonuclease, whose product is MSDIANPTVPVLPKSDQNLVWLDCEMTGLNPETDRLLEIAVVVTGPSLDPRIEGPVFAIHQSDALLNGMDAWNKGTHGRSGLIEKVRASSVTEAEAEQQIIDFLSRYVPKGTAPMCGNSIGQDRRFLVKYMPRLEVFFHYRNLDVSTLKELAKRWKPEAYTTFKKAQRHTALADVHESIDELAHYRTHLLAL